The genomic DNA ACTGATTTCTTCAGCACTTAAATCAAAGCGATTCGTGATTAAACGAAGGAAGTTTCCTTTTGTATCCTTGACTTCAAGAAGACGAAAGACATTTTCTGTTCGATTTTGTATGCTACCGATGTAAACCCTTTTGTCGGATTGTACAGGGCAATCATCCGAAATTGAAAAAGAATGAACTTCACGAATGACTGCATTTTTCTTCAGTCGTGATACGAAAAAATAACCTTCATCGGTCATCCGATCGAATCGTTCATAATCCACATAGCCACGATCAAACACGTACATAGCTTCTTTATCATCTACCAGAACTTCAAGCTGATTTCGGTCATGTTCTTTTGCCGTTGTAATGACAGCTTTTTCTGGATAAACAGCATTTTTATCCATGAATACAAGTCGTAAATGTAGTTTTACACCTGCTTTTGTTTGACGAAACTTCGCCCATTGATAGTTAGTTAAGTTGAGTGGTAGAGTACTCGAATCAATGATTTTTAGTGGCATTCTCTTTTCACTTTTCATGTGATAATGTTGAATTTTCCACACTAAATCCAAGAACATATGAGAAAGAATGAGCGGATTGATATTATTTTTCTTTCGTGATAACTGAGATGTACTAATTGATTCAAATCCGAGTATTTTCTGAAGATCTTCGTCTAAAAGGGCATCACTGATTTCTTCTAAGCTCTCATATTCATGAAGCTGGGCAAAAAGCAAAAACTTAATATAAGACTCCGTTGTAAACTTCTTTGTATAGTAGTCCTGTTTTTGTTCTTTAACAAGTTCAGAAAGCTTTTGAATATTTATTGGTGAAACCCATTTACCAAATGACATAATTAGTGTATTCTTGTCCATGATGTATTCCTTTACATTTGGATTTGGACAGGAACCACCTGTACTTCCATTGTAAAGGATTTTTTTTTTGTTTTACAATCACATTATTTTTAAAAATTCCTAGTATTTAAAATCATCTGAATATGTTAATGCAATGCTAGTGTTATCATATATTAAACTTTTTCTATGTTTCAAAACAAAGTTAGTAATTCAACTTCACAACTATTTGGTTTATTTGCTATTAATACCCCTCCCTCAAGCCTTAATGCTTACATTTTTATGCAAAAAACCCCCTTTTGATTAGACAATTTTTTTAACCTATCAAGAAGGGGATGTGTTTAATTAAAATTTATTTTTCTCATCATCACCGTATTCAGGGAAGCTTCTCGGTTTCTTTGATTTTTAGAATATTTATAGGAAAGTGTCGTTACAGTAGTTCACCTAATCATTAGATTGATTGATACATATAAATCCTTGATACGATTGGTATGATTGGAACTAGTTATATTATAATAGGCTATATCAATTTTGATTGGAGTGTGATTGGATGCAAACAAAAACAGTTTATCTTTATGTATTTAATACAATGTCAGACTAGGAATATGGATATTTAATTGCTGAGCTAAACTCGGAAGATATTTCAAAAAAGGTTTAGCACCTTTAAATGTAGTGACAGTAGGAGCTAATAAAGAAATGATTACTACGATGGGGGGACTGAGCATAAAACCAGATATTTCCCTTGATGAATGTACTCTTGAGCGTAAAGATCTTTTCATTTTACCTGGAGGGAAGATATGCATCAAACTATCCTGAAAAAAATTGGTGAAGCTTTAAAACTTGGCACTTGTTGCTGCAATTTGTGGTGCAACTGAGGCCCTCGCGAATTTTGGATACTTAGACTCTCGAAAGCCATACAAGCAATCATTTAGAGTATCTTAAAATGATCTGTCCTAATTATAAAGGAGAGATATTTCATGAAATGGGACCTGTAACATCTGATGAAAACTTAGTTACCGCATCAGGAATAGCTCCTCTTGAATTTGCAACCGAAGTTTTGAAAATCTTAGATGTATTTTCACCAGAAACATTACAATCATGGTTTAACCTGCATCAGACTCATCAACCTGAATACTTCTTTGAGTTAATGAATTCAATCAATAAATAGTAGTGAGATTGTTTATTTTCAAAATAAACAAAAAATTTTTTTAAATTACCTTAAAGGCACTTTCATAATCTTCAAGAATTAAGCGTAATTGTAAAATAACACTGTTAGAAATGATCAATCTTTGTTTTAAAATGCGTGGTTCTCTTCTATTTATAAAATCAATATTCTCAACAAACGTTTAATCAAACTTTTTTTAAACCAACACTCGAAGCTAAAATTAACTAATTTTAAGGAGGAGTAAGATGAATATTTACAAAGCAACAAAAGAGGATCTAAGCGGGGTTGCAAATTTATTTAATATGTACCGGGTATTTTATCAACAACCATCAAATGTACAAAAAGCTAGTCAATTTTTGTCTGAACGTTTTGAAAAAGAGGAGTCTGTTATTTTTGTCGCCGTTGAAAATGGAAATTATCTTGGATTCACTCAGCTCTATCCATCCTTTTCATCTGTGTCTTTAAAGAGGCTTTGGATTTTAAATGATTTGTTTGTTCATGAAAAAGCAAGGAAACGAGGTATCGGAAAAAAGCTACTAGCTGCTGCAAAAGAATATGCTGAAAAATCAGGAGCAAAAGGCTTAACTTTGCAAACTGCGAAAGATAATTTCTCCGCACAGAGATTATATGAAAACAACGGTTATAAACAAGATGCAGATTTTCTCTATTATGATTTAACATTATAGCTATACTTAATTGAGCAAGTAATTGCCAGCAATATAAAAATAAACTTCCATTGAAAAGAGATCTCCTTGCCAATGGAAGTTTCATCAATTCGTAAATGATAGTGCTGTTATAGCAGCCGTTCGATTTCTTTTTTTAGCTGCAACGGCTTCACTGTCGGGGCAAACCGATTTACAACTTGTCCATTTCGATCAAGTAAAAACTTTGTAAAGTTCCATTTAATAGATTTCGAACCGAAAATCCCCGGTGCTTCTTTCGTTAAATAGTGAAACAAAGGATGAGCTTTTTTACCTTTTACATTCACTTTCGAAAACAGTGGAAATTGAACTTGATAATTTTGCTGGCAAAACTGTTCGATGACTTCGTTGCGATAAGGCTCTTGATTCCCGAATTGATTAGATGGAAATGCAAGAATATTAAAGCCTTTTTCATGATATGCTTCATAAAGCTGTTGCAGTTCCTTATATTGAGGGGTAAAACCGCATTTACTCGCGGTATTTACGATAAGTAACACTTGCCCTTTGAAAGCTTTTAGGATAATTCGATCTCCACTTATTGTTTCGACTGAAAATTTATAAATTGACATGAAAGTCCCTTCTCTCTTAACGGGTTAATACATGATCAATTTGGCGGACAGTTTGAACCATGTAATCAATCATCACAACGAGATCGTCTATTTGTTCTTCGTATACAAGTCTGTTAAATAAAAGAGTTACTTCACATGTAGTGACGCTTTCTTCTTGAAGCTCGCTTATGAGCTTATATTTTATCGTTCTTTCAGCTCCCCAAATCACTTTAGCAATATGATCCAGCTCAATAAAGAACTCTTTGTCATCGTTCCATGGCAATAAAAACTGGACAATGATTTCACAGCCTGCTTTGGAAGACGACAGCACCTTGGGCAAAAGTTCAGAAGAAAGGTTTTCCAAACTAGCCTTCATTATCAGTATAACTGTTACAGCTGGTGCAAATGTCGTTTTAAAAGTGATTTTGTAAAACCTTGAAAGCTTTGCTAAATTCACAATATCATCACGATCAATAATCGCGATTTCATCAGCTAAATCACGGTCGTAAAGCGCTCCTTCTAGAACAACCTTCATATTTTCATAAGCAGTCGGATCAAACATGTACAATTCCTCGTTTAAAATAACCCAACTGCATGTCCATTCTCATCCACATCCATCTTTAAGGCAGCAGGCTCTTTCGGCAATCCTGGCATTGTCATGACATCACCTGTTAACGCTACGATAAACCCTGCACCGATTGACGGTTTCAACTCTCGAATAGTGATTGTGAAATTTGTTGGTCTGCCAACTTTTTTTGGATCGTCCGATAAAGAGTATTGAGTTTTTGCCATACAAACTGGAAGCGATCCCCAGCCGTATTGTTCAAACTCTGTTAACTGTTTTTTTGCTTTAGCGGAAAAGTCAACAGCTTTTGCTCCATAAACTTTTTTAGCAACTGTACAAATTTTTTCTTCTAATGAATTAGATAGCTCGTATAACGGATGAAAATCGGATTTCTGTCGCTTCATCATTTCAAGTAATTTTTCTGCCAACTCAACTCCGCCTTCTCCGCCTTTTTCCCATACTTCTGTAAGAGCAACTGACACATTTTGTTCACTGCACCAATCGATTAATGCTTTTATTTCTTCTTCTGTATCGGTTATAAAGCGATTAACAGCGACGACAAGCGGCAGTCCAAAGCTTTGGATCGTTTCAATATGCTTTTTTAAGTTTGCAAAGCCGGCAGTTAAAGCTGCAATATTTTCTGTTGTCAATTCAGACTTTTTCATTCCACCATGCATTTTTAAAGCACGAATCGTTGCGACGATCACAACTGCCTCTGGTTTAAAACCTGCACTTCGTGCTTTTATATGTAAAAATTTCTCAGCACCTAAATCTGCTCCAAATCCGGCCTCGGTTACAACGTAATCAGCTAACTTTGCAGCAGTAGTCGTAGCAATTACGCTGTTGCAGCCGTGGGCGATATTTGCAAATGGACCGCCATGAATAAGGGCTGGTGTATGTTCAAGTGTTTGAACTAAATTAGGTTTGACAGCATCTTTTAAAAGAAGGGTAAGAGTTCCCTCAACTCCTAAATCACCGACTGTTACAGGCTTTTTATTAATATTATAAGCAACTACAATTTCTTTAAGTCTCCTTTTTAAATCTTGTAAATCTTTTGCCAAGCATAAAACTGCCATAATTTCCGAAGCAACAGTAATATCAAAGCCATCCTCACGCGGAACACCTTGCATAGGGCCACCTAAGCCAACGATTACTTTCCGCAGAGCGCGATCATTTAAATCGACAGCACGCTTCCAAACAATCCGGCGCTGATCAATTTTTAAGCGATTTCCTTGTTGTAAATGATTATCAATTAATGCTGATAGAGCGTTGTTTGCTGTTGTAATCGCATGTAAATCCCCTGTAAAATGTAAATTAATATCTTCCATCGGTAAAACTTGAGAATAACCTCCGCCCGTAGCACCGCCTTTTATGCCCATTGTTGGACCTAACGAAGGCTCACGCATTGCAACCATTGCTTT from Bacillus aquiflavi includes the following:
- a CDS encoding IS4 family transposase — its product is MDKNTLIMSFGKWVSPINIQKLSELVKEQKQDYYTKKFTTESYIKFLLFAQLHEYESLEEISDALLDEDLQKILGFESISTSQLSRKKNNINPLILSHMFLDLVWKIQHYHMKSEKRMPLKIIDSSTLPLNLTNYQWAKFRQTKAGVKLHLRLVFMDKNAVYPEKAVITTAKEHDRNQLEVLVDDKEAMYVFDRGYVDYERFDRMTDEGYFFVSRLKKNAVIREVHSFSISDDCPVQSDKRVYIGSIQNRTENVFRLLEVKDTKGNFLRLITNRFDLSAEEISDIYRSRWAIELFFKWLKQHVEIKHFYRMSETAIQNQIFLALITYCLNVLIQLEMKSSKSLLRITRWLKRAIWKPSYIWTRKFDERSSP
- a CDS encoding GNAT family N-acetyltransferase; translation: MNIYKATKEDLSGVANLFNMYRVFYQQPSNVQKASQFLSERFEKEESVIFVAVENGNYLGFTQLYPSFSSVSLKRLWILNDLFVHEKARKRGIGKKLLAAAKEYAEKSGAKGLTLQTAKDNFSAQRLYENNGYKQDADFLYYDLTL
- a CDS encoding glutathione peroxidase, translating into MSIYKFSVETISGDRIILKAFKGQVLLIVNTASKCGFTPQYKELQQLYEAYHEKGFNILAFPSNQFGNQEPYRNEVIEQFCQQNYQVQFPLFSKVNVKGKKAHPLFHYLTKEAPGIFGSKSIKWNFTKFLLDRNGQVVNRFAPTVKPLQLKKEIERLL
- a CDS encoding formate--tetrahydrofolate ligase translates to MELKAKVKTDIEIAQEAKMQPIVDVAAKVGLGEDDLELYGKYKGKISAHTIKKLQTKENGKIILVTSINPTPAGEGKSTVTVGLADALNRLGKKAMVAMREPSLGPTMGIKGGATGGGYSQVLPMEDINLHFTGDLHAITTANNALSALIDNHLQQGNRLKIDQRRIVWKRAVDLNDRALRKVIVGLGGPMQGVPREDGFDITVASEIMAVLCLAKDLQDLKRRLKEIVVAYNINKKPVTVGDLGVEGTLTLLLKDAVKPNLVQTLEHTPALIHGGPFANIAHGCNSVIATTTAAKLADYVVTEAGFGADLGAEKFLHIKARSAGFKPEAVVIVATIRALKMHGGMKKSELTTENIAALTAGFANLKKHIETIQSFGLPLVVAVNRFITDTEEEIKALIDWCSEQNVSVALTEVWEKGGEGGVELAEKLLEMMKRQKSDFHPLYELSNSLEEKICTVAKKVYGAKAVDFSAKAKKQLTEFEQYGWGSLPVCMAKTQYSLSDDPKKVGRPTNFTITIRELKPSIGAGFIVALTGDVMTMPGLPKEPAALKMDVDENGHAVGLF